In Streptomyces nodosus, one DNA window encodes the following:
- a CDS encoding beta-N-acetylhexosaminidase: MRQHHRTPRLLGTLLLVAAAGLSVGFGAAAPAAADRTAVPLGRVIPAPATVEPGGAPYRITRGTHIRVDEARAAREVGEYLADVLRPSTGYPLPVTTHGDGGIRLRLGDGPFGEEGYRLDSGSRGVTITARKAAGLFHGVQTLRQLLPAAVERRTVQSGPWTVAGGTIKDTPRYAYRGAMLDVSRHFFGVAQVKRYIDQLALYKINTLHLHLSDDQGWRIAVDSWPRLATHGGAGEVGGGPGGFYTKAQYQEIVRYAASRHLEVVPELDMPGHTNAALSSYAELNCDGVAPPPYTGTEVGFSSLCVSKQLTYDFVDDVIRELAAITPGRYLHIGGDEAHSTSHEDYVTFMDRVQPLVAKYGKTVIGWHQLTGATPVKGALAQYWGLDSTGAAEKAQVARAAQNGTGLILSPADRVYLDMKYTADTPLGLAWAGYVEVRRSYDWDPGSYLPGAPASAVRGVEAPLWSETLSTSAQLEQMAFPRLPGAAELGWSPAATHDWDTYKVRLAAQGPRWEALGIDYYRSPQVPWPAR, from the coding sequence GTGAGACAGCACCACAGAACGCCCCGCCTCCTCGGCACGCTGCTGCTGGTGGCGGCGGCCGGGCTCTCCGTCGGCTTCGGCGCGGCGGCACCCGCCGCGGCCGACCGCACCGCCGTCCCGCTCGGCCGGGTGATCCCGGCCCCCGCAACGGTCGAGCCCGGGGGAGCCCCGTACCGGATCACCCGAGGAACACATATCCGGGTGGACGAGGCGCGCGCGGCCCGTGAGGTCGGCGAGTACCTCGCGGACGTCCTGCGGCCCTCGACCGGCTATCCGCTGCCGGTCACCACGCACGGCGACGGCGGCATCCGGCTCCGCCTGGGCGACGGCCCCTTCGGCGAGGAGGGCTATCGCCTCGACAGCGGGTCCCGGGGCGTCACCATCACCGCCCGGAAGGCCGCCGGTCTCTTCCACGGCGTACAGACCCTGCGCCAGTTGCTGCCCGCGGCCGTCGAGCGCAGGACCGTGCAGTCCGGCCCCTGGACGGTCGCCGGGGGCACCATCAAGGACACCCCGCGCTACGCCTACCGGGGCGCCATGCTCGATGTCTCCCGCCACTTCTTCGGCGTGGCCCAGGTCAAGCGCTATATCGACCAGTTGGCCCTCTACAAGATCAACACCCTGCATCTGCATCTGAGCGACGACCAGGGGTGGCGCATCGCCGTCGACTCCTGGCCGCGGCTTGCGACCCACGGCGGTGCCGGCGAGGTCGGCGGCGGTCCGGGCGGCTTCTACACCAAGGCCCAGTACCAGGAGATCGTCCGCTATGCCGCCTCCCGCCATCTGGAGGTCGTCCCCGAGCTGGACATGCCGGGACACACCAATGCGGCCCTCTCCTCCTACGCCGAACTGAACTGCGACGGCGTCGCGCCCCCGCCCTACACCGGCACCGAGGTCGGCTTCAGCTCGCTGTGCGTGTCCAAGCAGCTGACGTACGACTTCGTGGACGACGTCATCCGCGAACTGGCGGCGATCACACCGGGCCGCTATCTCCACATCGGCGGCGACGAGGCGCACTCCACCAGCCATGAGGACTATGTGACGTTCATGGACCGGGTGCAGCCCCTCGTCGCCAAGTACGGCAAGACGGTGATCGGCTGGCACCAGCTGACCGGCGCCACACCGGTCAAGGGCGCGCTCGCCCAGTACTGGGGCCTGGACTCCACCGGCGCCGCCGAGAAGGCCCAGGTCGCCCGGGCCGCGCAGAACGGCACCGGGCTGATCCTGTCCCCGGCCGACCGGGTGTACCTGGACATGAAGTACACCGCGGACACCCCGCTGGGGCTCGCCTGGGCGGGCTATGTCGAGGTGCGGCGGTCCTACGACTGGGACCCGGGCAGCTATCTCCCGGGGGCGCCCGCCTCCGCGGTCCGGGGTGTGGAGGCCCCGCTGTGGTCGGAGACCCTCAGCACCTCGGCCCAGCTGGAGCAGATGGCCTTCCCGAGACTGCCGGGCGCCGCCGAACTCGGCTGGTCGCCCGCCGCCACACACGACTGGGACACCTACAAGGTGCGGCTCGCGGCGCAGGGCCCGCGCTGGGAGGCGCTGGGCATCGACTACTACCGCTCGCCCCAGGTGCCCTGGCCCGCACGGTAG